From a region of the Thermomonas sp. HDW16 genome:
- the ccoP gene encoding cytochrome-c oxidase, cbb3-type subunit III encodes MTTAWNWYVIALVLFNLLGVAWLLWWTAKRRPGDPKPEEISHYWDGDITEYNKPMPRWWINGFYIAIVFAFGYLFWYGGFGTYQGLGKWSSQGEHDREAEVANAKLEETFAPYKGQAIDALARDPQAVKLGKSIFANTCATCHGSSAKGAVGYPNLTDDIWHWGGTPDQILHTVQDGREGVMPPWGKVLEGMGGPDAVDYVIAYLHQLGETDGGNRSDYAAARGKTLYEGVCVACHGKDGKGDPNVGAPDLTDGYWLYGDGRESLRETIGNGRHGVMPAWGNILGDTRSRLVAAYVWSLSHQAKPGTPAPR; translated from the coding sequence ATGACCACTGCCTGGAACTGGTACGTCATCGCGCTGGTGCTGTTCAACCTGCTGGGTGTTGCCTGGCTGCTGTGGTGGACGGCCAAGCGCCGCCCCGGCGACCCGAAGCCGGAAGAGATCAGCCACTACTGGGACGGCGACATCACCGAGTACAACAAGCCGATGCCGCGCTGGTGGATCAACGGCTTCTACATCGCGATCGTGTTCGCCTTCGGCTACCTGTTCTGGTACGGCGGCTTCGGCACCTACCAGGGCCTCGGCAAGTGGAGCTCGCAGGGCGAGCACGACCGCGAGGCCGAGGTGGCGAACGCGAAGCTGGAGGAAACCTTTGCCCCGTACAAGGGCCAGGCCATCGACGCACTCGCGCGCGACCCGCAGGCAGTCAAGCTGGGCAAGTCGATCTTCGCCAACACCTGTGCCACCTGCCACGGCTCGTCGGCGAAGGGCGCGGTCGGCTACCCCAACCTGACCGATGACATCTGGCACTGGGGCGGCACCCCCGACCAGATCCTGCACACCGTGCAGGACGGACGCGAGGGCGTGATGCCGCCATGGGGCAAGGTACTGGAAGGCATGGGCGGCCCGGATGCGGTGGACTACGTGATCGCCTATCTGCACCAGCTTGGCGAGACGGACGGCGGCAATCGCAGCGACTACGCGGCGGCGCGCGGCAAGACGCTGTACGAAGGCGTGTGCGTGGCCTGCCACGGCAAGGATGGCAAGGGCGATCCGAACGTCGGCGCACCGGATCTCACCGACGGCTATTGGCTGTACGGCGACGGTCGCGAATCGCTGCGCGAAACCATCGGCAACGGACGCCATGGCGTGATGCCCGCGTGGGGTAACATACTGGGCGATACCCGTTCTCGCTTGGTCGCGGCCTATGTCTGGTCGCTCTCGCACCAGGCCAAGCCAGGCACCCCCGCCCCGCGATGA
- a CDS encoding DUF2249 domain-containing protein, with translation MIYVKAPPRCQRHPVDHSYGSHHMTTTLQVHPFDARGISRRFRHAAIFGALDALEPGEAMRFINDHDPVPLLGQLQQRYGEGLEIAYRARETGNVVIDFVRMDAQAAEKQGSDCCGGCS, from the coding sequence GTGATCTACGTCAAGGCGCCGCCACGGTGCCAACGCCATCCTGTGGATCACTCTTATGGATCACACCACATGACCACCACTTTGCAAGTTCATCCGTTCGATGCGCGCGGTATTTCCCGCCGTTTTCGTCACGCCGCGATTTTCGGTGCGCTGGACGCGCTGGAACCGGGCGAGGCGATGCGCTTCATCAACGACCATGATCCGGTGCCGCTGCTTGGACAACTCCAGCAGCGCTATGGCGAAGGTCTCGAAATCGCTTACCGTGCGCGCGAAACGGGCAATGTTGTCATCGATTTCGTGCGGATGGATGCACAGGCGGCCGAGAAGCAGGGCAGCGATTGCTGCGGCGGTTGCAGCTGA
- a CDS encoding 4Fe-4S dicluster domain-containing protein has translation MSKRIDIDVLDSGGDSVYVSERKVYPRDVSGRFDRLRKLAVFWLLGMYYLFPWLKWDGRQAVLFDLPARKFHVFGLTFWPQDFSLLAILLIVLALTLFFVTALAGRLWCGYACPQTVWTETFLWMERWTEGDRQKRMKLDAGPWNREKLLRKGSKHVLWLLFALWTGFTFVGFFTPIASLGARLWPFDWNGWETFWVLFYALATWGNAGILREQVCKYMCPYARFQSAMFDRDTLIIAYDPMRGEPRGPRKRGLSSVLQRARGLLDVSAAYDYVFRASRHPSAAQARLQAAGTVMLGDIGAEAAPLPKFQQEELGDCIDCTMCVQVCPVGIDIRNGLQYECIACGACIDACDDVMDKMGMPHGLIRYTTQQALDGKPSRVLRPRIFVYGALLAVLVAGWIWGVLHRSPLIADVLRDRNALYQQQGDRTVNGYTLKLINKTDADHRYRIRIEPADNAPLVLKDTPLDVQVQAGAVVSQAIEVGAPADLRGRHALIFVIEADDGSAKARVDSTFFGPT, from the coding sequence GTGAGCAAACGCATCGACATCGACGTGCTGGATTCCGGCGGCGACTCCGTCTACGTGAGCGAACGCAAGGTCTATCCGCGCGACGTGTCCGGGCGCTTCGATCGCCTGCGCAAGCTGGCGGTGTTCTGGCTGCTGGGCATGTACTACCTGTTCCCGTGGCTGAAATGGGACGGCCGCCAGGCGGTGCTGTTCGACCTGCCCGCGCGCAAGTTCCACGTGTTCGGGCTGACCTTCTGGCCGCAGGACTTCAGCCTGCTGGCGATCCTGCTGATCGTTCTGGCGCTGACCCTGTTCTTCGTTACCGCGCTGGCCGGCCGGCTGTGGTGCGGTTACGCCTGCCCGCAGACGGTGTGGACCGAAACCTTCCTGTGGATGGAGCGCTGGACCGAGGGCGACCGCCAGAAGCGGATGAAGCTCGACGCCGGCCCGTGGAACCGCGAGAAGCTCCTGCGCAAGGGCTCCAAGCATGTCCTGTGGCTGCTGTTCGCGCTGTGGACCGGGTTCACCTTCGTCGGCTTCTTCACCCCGATCGCCAGCCTCGGCGCGCGCCTGTGGCCGTTCGACTGGAACGGCTGGGAAACCTTCTGGGTGCTGTTCTACGCGCTGGCCACCTGGGGCAATGCCGGCATCCTGCGCGAGCAAGTGTGCAAGTACATGTGCCCCTACGCGCGCTTCCAGAGCGCGATGTTCGACCGCGATACCCTGATCATCGCCTACGACCCGATGCGCGGTGAACCGCGCGGCCCGCGCAAGCGCGGCCTGTCCAGCGTGCTGCAACGCGCGCGTGGGCTGCTCGATGTGTCCGCCGCCTATGACTACGTGTTCCGCGCCAGCCGCCACCCCAGCGCCGCGCAAGCGCGTCTGCAGGCGGCTGGCACGGTGATGCTGGGCGATATCGGCGCAGAAGCCGCACCGCTGCCGAAGTTCCAGCAGGAGGAACTGGGCGACTGCATCGACTGCACGATGTGCGTGCAGGTCTGCCCGGTCGGCATCGACATCCGCAACGGCCTGCAGTACGAATGCATCGCCTGCGGCGCCTGCATCGACGCCTGCGACGACGTGATGGACAAGATGGGCATGCCGCACGGGCTGATCCGCTACACCACCCAGCAGGCGCTTGACGGCAAGCCATCGCGGGTGCTGCGCCCGCGCATCTTCGTGTATGGCGCACTGCTTGCCGTGCTGGTGGCCGGCTGGATCTGGGGCGTGCTCCACCGCAGCCCGCTGATCGCCGACGTGCTGCGCGACCGCAACGCGCTGTACCAGCAGCAGGGCGACCGCACCGTCAACGGCTACACGCTCAAGCTGATCAACAAGACCGACGCCGACCATCGCTATCGCATCCGCATCGAACCGGCCGACAATGCGCCACTGGTGCTGAAAGACACACCGCTGGATGTACAGGTGCAGGCCGGCGCGGTGGTCTCGCAGGCGATCGAAGTCGGCGCGCCCGCCGATTTACGCGGCCGCCATGCGCTGATCTTCGTGATCGAGGCCGACGACGGCAGCGCGAAGGCGCGCGTCGACAGCACCTTCTTCGGCCCCACTTAA
- a CDS encoding formylglycine-generating enzyme family protein yields MRRLAALLAIVLPLTGLAAGAVVGRYAGLPGGTFKSVLRYEDAKSGVRIAPFALMRKPVTNADFLDFVNTHPQWRRDRVPAVFAEKRYLSHWASVTQLGASALPDRPVVQVSWFAASAYCESLGARLPTWNEWEYAAAADETRRDARKDPAWRERILGWYARPSNAALPRAGLQAPNAYGVQDLHGLVWEWTEDASSLLMESDNRTQGDPDKAKFCGAGALSMDDRENYAVMMRVAMLSSVEGADVTPNLGFRCARSAP; encoded by the coding sequence ATGCGTCGCCTCGCCGCCCTGCTCGCCATCGTCCTGCCACTCACCGGCCTTGCGGCCGGTGCAGTGGTGGGGCGTTACGCCGGCTTGCCGGGCGGCACGTTCAAATCGGTACTGCGCTATGAGGATGCGAAGTCCGGCGTCCGCATCGCCCCGTTCGCACTGATGCGCAAGCCGGTGACCAATGCCGACTTCCTGGACTTCGTGAACACCCACCCGCAATGGCGCCGCGATCGAGTCCCCGCGGTATTCGCGGAAAAGCGCTATCTCTCGCACTGGGCAAGCGTCACCCAGCTCGGCGCGAGCGCATTACCCGACCGGCCGGTGGTGCAGGTCAGCTGGTTCGCCGCCAGTGCGTATTGCGAATCGCTGGGTGCGCGCCTGCCCACCTGGAACGAATGGGAGTACGCCGCCGCCGCCGATGAAACACGGCGCGACGCACGCAAGGATCCTGCCTGGCGGGAACGCATCCTGGGCTGGTATGCGCGTCCGTCCAATGCGGCATTGCCGCGGGCAGGCCTGCAGGCCCCGAATGCGTACGGCGTGCAGGACTTGCACGGACTGGTATGGGAATGGACCGAGGACGCCTCGTCCCTGTTGATGGAAAGCGACAACCGCACACAGGGCGATCCGGACAAGGCCAAGTTCTGCGGTGCAGGCGCACTGTCGATGGACGACCGCGAGAACTACGCGGTGATGATGCGGGTGGCGATGCTGTCCTCGGTGGAAGGCGCCGATGTCACCCCCAACCTGGGATTCCGTTGCGCGAGGAGTGCACCATGA
- the ccoN gene encoding cytochrome-c oxidase, cbb3-type subunit I, which yields MQAITGTYNDKVVHQFAVATVFWGIVGMAVGVLCAAQLYWPALNFDIPYLTYSRIRPLHTNGMIFAFGGSVLFATSLYVVQRTCHVRLISDKLASFVFWGWQAAMLGAVITLPLGITQSKEYAELEWPLDLLIAVVWVAYGWLFFGTIVKRRVKHIYVANWFYGAYVIAVALLHIVNNLVMPAGLWKSYSVYSGSVDAMAQWWYGHNGVAFLLTVGYLAMMYYFVPKQAQRPIYSYRLSIVHFWALISIYMWAGPHHLHYTALPDWAQSVGMVFSVILLAPSWGGAMNGILTLSGVWYKLRTDPILKFLIVAISFYMIATFEGPMLSIKTVNSLSHYTDWTVGHVHAGTLGWVAMISIGSLYSLYPRLLGLPAMYSTKLIDTHFWMHTIGVVFYIVSMWIAGITQGLMWRATNADGTLTYSFVESLVATYPYYLGRLMGGLLILAGMCLMAWNMWRTWKQARGVAEHPVMAPDAAEAQA from the coding sequence ATGCAAGCCATCACCGGCACCTATAACGACAAAGTAGTGCACCAATTCGCGGTTGCGACCGTGTTCTGGGGCATCGTCGGCATGGCCGTCGGCGTGCTCTGCGCCGCGCAACTCTACTGGCCGGCGCTCAATTTCGACATCCCGTACCTGACCTACAGCCGGATCCGGCCGCTGCACACCAACGGCATGATCTTTGCGTTTGGCGGCTCGGTGCTGTTCGCCACCTCGCTGTACGTGGTGCAACGTACCTGCCATGTGCGGCTGATCTCCGACAAGCTCGCCAGCTTCGTGTTCTGGGGCTGGCAGGCGGCGATGCTGGGCGCAGTCATCACCCTGCCGCTGGGCATCACCCAGAGCAAGGAATACGCGGAACTCGAATGGCCGCTGGACCTGCTGATCGCGGTCGTCTGGGTGGCTTACGGCTGGCTGTTCTTCGGCACCATCGTCAAGCGCCGGGTCAAGCACATCTACGTCGCCAACTGGTTCTACGGCGCCTACGTGATCGCGGTGGCGCTGCTGCACATCGTCAACAACCTGGTGATGCCGGCCGGGCTGTGGAAGTCGTACTCGGTCTACAGCGGCTCGGTCGATGCGATGGCGCAATGGTGGTACGGCCACAACGGCGTGGCGTTCCTGCTGACCGTCGGCTACCTGGCGATGATGTACTACTTCGTACCCAAGCAGGCGCAGCGCCCGATCTACTCCTACCGCCTGTCCATCGTCCACTTCTGGGCGCTGATCTCGATCTACATGTGGGCCGGCCCGCACCACCTGCACTACACCGCGCTGCCCGACTGGGCGCAATCGGTGGGCATGGTGTTCTCGGTGATCCTGCTGGCCCCGAGCTGGGGCGGCGCGATGAACGGCATCCTCACGCTCTCCGGCGTGTGGTACAAGCTGCGCACCGACCCGATCCTGAAGTTCCTCATCGTCGCGATCAGCTTCTACATGATCGCCACCTTCGAGGGCCCGATGCTGTCGATCAAGACGGTCAACTCGCTGTCGCACTACACCGACTGGACGGTGGGCCACGTGCACGCCGGCACCCTGGGCTGGGTGGCGATGATCTCGATCGGCTCGCTGTACTCGCTGTACCCGCGCCTGCTGGGCTTGCCGGCGATGTACTCGACGAAACTGATCGACACCCACTTCTGGATGCACACCATCGGCGTGGTGTTCTACATCGTCTCGATGTGGATCGCCGGCATCACCCAGGGCCTGATGTGGCGCGCGACCAACGCCGACGGCACGTTGACCTACAGCTTCGTCGAATCGCTGGTCGCCACCTATCCGTACTACCTGGGACGCTTGATGGGCGGCCTGCTGATCCTGGCCGGCATGTGCCTGATGGCCTGGAACATGTGGCGCACCTGGAAACAGGCACGCGGTGTCGCCGAGCACCCCGTCATGGCACCCGATGCCGCCGAAGCGCAGGCCTGA
- the ccoO gene encoding cytochrome-c oxidase, cbb3-type subunit II codes for MGIAHEKLEKNIGLMAVLVAVAVSLGGLAEIVPLMFQAEAIKPLPGVKPYPALELAGRDVYIREGCYNCHSQMVRTLRFETERYGHYSLAGESVYDRPFQWGSKRTGPDLARVGGRYSDDWHRVHMINPRDVVPESNMPSFPWLAKNTLDGATVQAHMRAIKRLGDPYTDADIAGAPAAVEGKTELDALVAYLQGLGKHAPRGN; via the coding sequence ATGGGAATCGCACACGAGAAACTCGAAAAGAACATCGGCCTGATGGCCGTGCTGGTGGCTGTGGCCGTGTCCCTCGGCGGCCTGGCCGAGATCGTCCCACTGATGTTCCAGGCCGAGGCGATCAAGCCACTGCCGGGGGTCAAGCCCTATCCGGCGCTGGAGCTGGCCGGACGCGACGTCTACATCCGCGAGGGCTGCTACAACTGCCACTCGCAGATGGTGCGTACCCTGCGCTTCGAAACCGAGCGCTACGGCCACTATTCGCTGGCCGGCGAATCGGTCTACGACCGCCCGTTCCAGTGGGGCAGCAAGCGCACCGGCCCGGATCTGGCCCGCGTCGGCGGCCGCTACTCGGATGACTGGCACCGCGTGCACATGATCAATCCGCGCGACGTGGTGCCGGAATCGAACATGCCGTCCTTCCCGTGGCTGGCCAAGAACACGCTGGACGGCGCCACCGTGCAAGCGCACATGCGCGCGATCAAGCGCCTGGGCGATCCCTACACCGACGCCGACATCGCGGGCGCGCCCGCCGCCGTCGAAGGCAAGACCGAACTGGATGCGCTGGTGGCCTACCTGCAAGGGCTGGGCAAGCACGCACCGCGGGGGAATTGA
- the nirK gene encoding copper-containing nitrite reductase, with the protein MKRALPLLALSLAIAMALPACKQEATGDAKPATTTEADTGGSAKGDFGPPQGAPIEAVLTSPPHVPPATGRTAPAKVIVSLDVIEKDMEISEGVSYTFWTFGGTVPGSFIRVRQGDTVEFHLRNMPESKMPHNIDLHGVTGPGGGAASSFTAPGHVSRFSFKALNAGLYVYHCATAPVGMHIANGMYGLILVEPPEGLPKVDREYYVMQGDFYTTGKYREKGHQGFAMEKAIDEHPTYVLFNGMEGSMTGDKALTAKTGEKVRLYVGNGGPNLISSFHVIGEIFDKVWYEGGTKFQENVQTTLIPAGGAAMMEFHMEVPGSYVLVDHSIFRAFNKGALAILKADGPEDKAIYSGKEVDAVYLGDQAAGTSRAPIAAAAASAKTGNLTKEEQIAAGKVLFAGTCSTCHQPDGKGMEGVFPPLAGSDYIKANPKRVPEIILHGLVGPVKVNGKDYNSNMPPMSQLTDDEVANIGTYVLNSWGNPGGQVSKADAAAARAAKPGNASDGH; encoded by the coding sequence ATGAAACGCGCACTCCCGCTTCTCGCACTCAGCCTCGCCATCGCCATGGCGCTTCCCGCGTGCAAGCAGGAAGCCACCGGCGATGCCAAACCGGCCACCACGACCGAAGCTGACACCGGCGGCTCTGCCAAAGGCGATTTCGGCCCGCCGCAGGGCGCTCCGATCGAAGCCGTACTGACCTCACCGCCGCATGTGCCACCGGCCACCGGGCGCACCGCACCGGCCAAGGTGATCGTGTCGCTGGACGTGATCGAAAAGGACATGGAGATTTCCGAAGGCGTGAGCTACACCTTCTGGACGTTCGGCGGCACCGTGCCCGGCAGCTTCATCCGCGTGCGCCAGGGTGACACGGTGGAGTTCCACCTGCGCAACATGCCCGAGAGCAAGATGCCGCACAACATCGACCTGCACGGCGTGACCGGCCCGGGCGGCGGCGCGGCGTCCAGTTTCACCGCGCCCGGCCACGTCAGCCGTTTCAGCTTCAAGGCGCTCAACGCCGGCCTGTACGTCTATCACTGCGCGACTGCGCCGGTGGGCATGCATATCGCCAACGGGATGTACGGGCTGATCCTGGTCGAGCCGCCGGAGGGTTTGCCGAAGGTCGACCGCGAGTACTACGTGATGCAGGGCGACTTCTACACCACCGGCAAGTATCGCGAGAAAGGTCACCAGGGCTTCGCCATGGAGAAGGCGATCGACGAGCACCCGACCTACGTGCTGTTCAACGGCATGGAAGGCTCGATGACCGGTGACAAGGCGCTGACCGCGAAAACCGGCGAGAAGGTACGCCTGTACGTCGGCAATGGCGGCCCCAACCTGATCTCCAGCTTCCACGTGATCGGCGAGATCTTCGACAAGGTCTGGTACGAAGGCGGCACCAAGTTCCAGGAGAACGTACAGACCACGCTGATCCCGGCCGGCGGCGCGGCAATGATGGAATTCCACATGGAAGTCCCGGGCAGCTACGTGCTGGTCGACCACAGCATCTTCCGCGCCTTCAACAAGGGCGCACTGGCGATCCTCAAGGCCGACGGCCCCGAGGACAAGGCGATCTATTCGGGCAAGGAAGTCGATGCGGTGTACCTAGGCGACCAGGCCGCCGGCACCAGCCGCGCCCCGATCGCCGCGGCTGCGGCATCGGCCAAGACCGGCAACCTGACCAAGGAAGAACAGATCGCCGCCGGCAAGGTGTTGTTCGCCGGCACCTGCTCGACCTGCCACCAGCCGGACGGCAAGGGCATGGAGGGCGTGTTCCCACCGCTGGCGGGTTCCGACTACATCAAGGCCAATCCGAAGCGCGTGCCGGAAATCATCCTGCATGGTCTGGTCGGCCCGGTGAAGGTCAACGGCAAGGACTACAACTCCAACATGCCGCCGATGAGCCAGCTGACCGACGACGAAGTGGCCAACATCGGCACCTACGTGCTCAACAGCTGGGGCAACCCCGGAGGCCAGGTAAGCAAGGCTGACGCCGCCGCCGCACGCGCCGCCAAGCCCGGCAATGCCTCCGACGGGCATTGA
- a CDS encoding alginate export family protein, with the protein MSKPFDTRIPLLLLCVAALPAQAQAPSGLSLEWDLRARHEQVDDDAFANAARADTLRLRAGLRFAFDNGWNGLLEGEGVAGNNHYNSGANGRTDLPAVIDPRGAELNQAWLGWKGARGNGSLGRQRLLFDNQRWIGNVGWRQNEQTFDALALEFAPGKDIVLRYAFLDRVHRVNGDDAIDPLARERKLSTHLLHGAYKRGAQQWSGYAWLHKDRDAATASASTYGLRWTGSMPMAKTKFGWTLEAAQQRDHANNPLHFSHTYWLLEPALTVRDITARAGWEHLGGNGRHALQTPLATLHAFNGWADKFLVTPVNGLEDRYLGVGGAFGRERAGSRQAWQLTWHDYRADHGSSRYGREWDASWSVPLAKGLSGMLKYADYRADRYARDTRKLWLQIEYKGSHRIE; encoded by the coding sequence ATGTCCAAGCCATTCGATACCCGAATTCCGCTGTTGCTGCTGTGCGTGGCCGCGCTGCCGGCGCAGGCCCAGGCGCCCTCCGGGCTTTCACTGGAATGGGATCTGCGCGCCCGCCACGAGCAGGTCGATGACGATGCATTCGCCAACGCCGCGCGTGCGGACACGCTGCGCCTGCGCGCGGGCCTGCGCTTCGCGTTCGACAACGGCTGGAACGGCCTGCTGGAAGGCGAGGGCGTGGCCGGCAACAACCACTACAACAGCGGCGCCAATGGCCGCACCGACCTGCCGGCAGTGATCGATCCGCGCGGTGCCGAGCTCAACCAGGCCTGGCTGGGCTGGAAGGGCGCGCGCGGCAACGGCAGCCTTGGTCGGCAGCGGCTCTTGTTCGACAACCAGCGCTGGATCGGCAACGTGGGTTGGCGGCAGAACGAGCAGACCTTCGATGCATTGGCGCTGGAATTCGCTCCGGGCAAGGACATCGTGTTGCGCTATGCGTTCCTGGATCGGGTGCATCGGGTCAATGGCGACGATGCGATCGATCCGCTGGCGCGCGAACGCAAGCTGTCCACCCACCTGCTGCACGGCGCGTACAAACGCGGTGCGCAGCAGTGGAGCGGTTATGCCTGGCTGCACAAGGATCGCGATGCCGCCACGGCATCGGCTTCGACCTATGGCCTGCGCTGGACGGGCAGCATGCCGATGGCGAAGACAAAATTCGGCTGGACGCTGGAAGCCGCCCAGCAGCGTGACCATGCCAACAACCCGCTGCATTTCTCGCACACGTACTGGTTGCTGGAACCGGCGCTGACCGTGCGCGACATCACCGCGCGCGCCGGTTGGGAACACCTGGGCGGCAACGGCCGACATGCGCTGCAGACGCCGCTGGCCACTTTGCATGCGTTCAACGGCTGGGCCGACAAGTTCCTGGTCACCCCGGTCAACGGCTTGGAGGATCGCTATCTGGGCGTCGGCGGCGCGTTTGGCCGCGAACGCGCCGGTAGCCGGCAGGCCTGGCAACTCACCTGGCACGACTACCGCGCCGATCATGGCAGCAGCCGCTATGGCCGCGAATGGGATGCCTCGTGGAGCGTGCCGCTGGCCAAGGGGCTGAGCGGCATGCTGAAGTACGCCGACTACCGCGCCGATCGCTACGCGCGCGACACCCGCAAGTTGTGGCTGCAGATCGAATACAAGGGCAGCCATCGCATCGAGTGA
- a CDS encoding FixH family protein, with translation MERESSPWRQPIVWLMVALVGAAVIGSVWLLKVAANGDSIDAVPDKVQRTGQTQQTDLGPDAVAAQRKLGAIVRIDDEHGFVEVLPVSGELDRAAPLKLSLHHPTRAEQDVVLELAATDTGWRVDAKPAIDHDWLLQLKPADGEAWRLRGRMPRGQLAAQLRPSVGDDAQP, from the coding sequence ATGGAACGCGAATCGTCGCCCTGGCGGCAGCCCATCGTCTGGCTGATGGTGGCGTTGGTCGGCGCCGCCGTCATCGGCAGCGTCTGGCTGCTCAAGGTCGCCGCCAACGGCGACAGCATCGACGCAGTGCCGGACAAGGTGCAGCGCACCGGGCAGACCCAGCAGACCGATCTCGGCCCAGATGCAGTGGCCGCGCAGCGCAAGCTGGGCGCGATCGTGCGCATCGACGACGAACACGGCTTCGTCGAAGTCTTGCCGGTCAGCGGCGAACTCGACCGCGCGGCCCCGCTCAAATTGAGCCTGCACCATCCGACTCGCGCCGAACAGGACGTGGTGCTGGAACTGGCCGCCACCGACACCGGCTGGCGTGTCGACGCCAAGCCCGCCATCGACCACGACTGGCTGCTCCAGCTGAAGCCCGCCGACGGCGAAGCGTGGCGCCTGCGCGGGCGGATGCCGCGCGGCCAGCTCGCTGCACAGTTACGTCCATCCGTGGGCGACGACGCCCAGCCCTGA
- a CDS encoding helix-turn-helix domain-containing protein — MAAEPCAAIPLDLARLRRSCAECSLHSLCLPAGVDGIDLGRLEAVVQRRKPLRPGESLFRLGDPLGSVYVVNEGAFKTIGNNEAGEEHVLGFHLPGELFGLDAIGSGRHRCAAVALTEARVCELPFGSLAMVASELPSLQQQLLRVMGQSADRDHDHVDVLSRRQASERIALFLHSLGERYRRIGRPADAFQLPMSRHEIALYLGLALETVSRSFSRLHEDGVIDVRGRQIRVLDTKRLHAAASGCEADNAREAMRRSRA; from the coding sequence ATGGCCGCCGAACCCTGCGCAGCGATCCCCCTGGACCTGGCCCGGCTGCGCCGCAGCTGCGCCGAATGCTCGTTGCACAGCCTGTGCCTGCCGGCGGGTGTCGATGGCATTGACCTTGGTCGGTTGGAGGCCGTGGTGCAGCGGCGCAAACCCCTGCGGCCCGGTGAATCGTTGTTCCGCTTGGGCGATCCGTTGGGGTCGGTCTACGTCGTCAACGAGGGTGCGTTCAAGACCATCGGCAACAACGAAGCCGGCGAGGAACACGTGCTGGGCTTCCACCTGCCGGGCGAACTGTTCGGGCTGGACGCAATCGGCAGCGGCCGCCATCGCTGCGCGGCGGTTGCGCTGACAGAGGCCCGCGTCTGCGAATTGCCCTTCGGCAGTTTGGCGATGGTGGCCAGCGAATTGCCCAGCCTGCAGCAGCAGTTGCTGCGGGTGATGGGGCAGAGCGCGGATCGCGACCACGATCATGTCGATGTGCTGTCCCGCCGCCAGGCCAGCGAGCGCATCGCCCTGTTCCTGCACAGCCTGGGCGAGCGTTACCGGCGGATCGGGCGTCCTGCCGATGCCTTCCAGTTGCCGATGAGCCGCCACGAGATCGCCCTCTACCTGGGATTGGCGCTGGAGACGGTGAGCCGCAGCTTCAGCCGTCTGCACGAGGATGGCGTGATCGATGTGCGGGGCCGCCAGATACGGGTGCTGGATACGAAACGGTTGCACGCAGCGGCCAGTGGTTGCGAGGCCGACAATGCGCGCGAGGCCATGCGCCGTTCGCGCGCCTGA
- a CDS encoding cbb3-type cytochrome c oxidase subunit 3 produces MISGIVTTLLLLLFVGLWAWAWQPRLRSGFEATARLAVDDDVPAGEAIASDGDTNHNARTNA; encoded by the coding sequence ATGATTTCCGGAATCGTGACCACGCTGCTGTTGCTGCTGTTCGTCGGCCTGTGGGCCTGGGCCTGGCAACCCCGCCTGCGCAGCGGCTTCGAGGCCACCGCGCGACTGGCGGTAGACGACGACGTGCCCGCCGGCGAGGCCATCGCCAGCGACGGCGACACCAACCACAACGCGAGGACGAACGCATGA
- a CDS encoding SCO family protein has product MKTTLVMKTVLLTALLSSTIPAAARDTPLPTDSVYQLQAQLVDQDGRSQAWRALRGKPRLVAMFYTSCQYICPLIVDSGKAVEHQLTPAERNRLGITLVSMDPARDTPKALRAVVDKRKLDTRHWSLLAPRKDDVRDIAGVLGVRYRALADGEFNHSSAMILLDADGRVLARSEKMGTQPDPEFVATVRRATAVE; this is encoded by the coding sequence ATGAAGACAACGCTGGTGATGAAGACGGTTCTGCTGACGGCACTGCTATCGAGCACGATTCCGGCCGCTGCGCGCGACACGCCACTGCCCACCGATTCGGTCTACCAATTGCAGGCGCAGCTGGTCGACCAGGATGGCCGTTCGCAAGCGTGGCGCGCACTACGCGGCAAGCCACGACTGGTGGCGATGTTCTATACCTCCTGCCAATACATCTGCCCATTGATCGTGGACAGCGGCAAGGCGGTCGAACACCAGCTCACCCCAGCCGAACGCAACCGCCTCGGCATCACCCTGGTCAGCATGGATCCCGCACGCGATACGCCGAAGGCGCTGCGGGCCGTGGTCGACAAGCGCAAACTCGATACCCGGCACTGGAGCCTGTTGGCCCCACGCAAGGACGACGTGCGCGACATCGCCGGCGTGCTCGGCGTGCGCTACCGCGCGCTGGCCGATGGCGAGTTCAACCACAGCAGCGCGATGATCCTGCTGGACGCGGATGGCCGGGTACTTGCGCGCAGCGAGAAGATGGGCACCCAGCCCGATCCGGAATTCGTTGCCACCGTCAGGCGTGCGACGGCAGTGGAATAG